From Cucumis melo cultivar AY chromosome 1, USDA_Cmelo_AY_1.0, whole genome shotgun sequence, a single genomic window includes:
- the LOC103497543 gene encoding cyclin-dependent kinase inhibitor 3, translated as MGKYINKSNLTGDVPFMDVFSNPTTTTTTTVRTRAASKSLALPKLHKSSLPDPTSDLSFSYLQLRTRRLDKTETSLGASTKHVSKPKKSARNSKAPSSLDGETRSFGFVSQIEDLEFQLSKRSTNENTAGSRNPCSPTQFSSVIATNSIIQNNLQIPTAHEMEEFFACAERQQQTSFMNKYNYDIVNDKPIDGRYEWVELIL; from the exons ATGGGTAAATACATCAACAAATCCAACCTCACCGGCGACGTCCCATTCATGGACGTTTTTTCAAAtcccaccaccaccaccaccaccaccgtCCGGACCAGAGCCGCTTCCAAATCCCTCGCATTGCCGAAACTTCACAAATCCTCTCTTCCAGACCCCACTTCTGACCTCTCCTTCTCCTATCTCCAGCTTCGAACTCGCCGCCTCGATAAAACCGAGACCTCTCTTGGGGCTTCCACCAAACACGTCTCAAAACCTAAGAAATCAGCTCGGAATTCCAAAGCTCCCTCCAGTTTGGATGGTGAGACCCGCAGTTTTGGTTTTGTGTCTCAGATTGAAGATTTGGAATTCCAACTCTCCAAAAG GAGCACAAACGAAAACACTGCAGGCAGCAGAAACCCCTGTTCCCCTACACAGTTCAGTAGTGTCATTGCAACTAATAGTATTATTCAAAACAATTTGCAAATCCCAACAGCACATGAGATGGAAGAGTTCTTTGCCTGTGCAGAGCGCCAGCAACAGACATCATTTATGAACAA GTACAATTACGATATTGTAAACGACAAGCCTATCGATGGACGATACGAGTGGGTTGAACTCATTCTTTGA